GGTAAGAGCATTTAAAAGCGTAAATGCCGACCCTGTATATATCAGTCACGGAAAGGGTTCAAAAATTTATGATATAGACGGAAATGAATATATTGACTATGTGTCATCGTGGGGCCCGTTAATACTAGGGCATGCTTTCCCGAAAGTTGTTAATGCAATAAAAGAAGCTGCAGAAAAAGGAACTAGTTACGGAGCACCGACAATTATTGAGAGTAAAGTTGCTGAGTTGATAACACAAATGGTTCCGTCCGTTGATATTGTAAGGATGGTTAATTCCGGGACTGAGGCAACTATGAGTGCATTACGTTTAGCTCGAGGTTACACAAAAAGAGAAAAAATAATAAAATTTGAAGGAAACTACCACGGTCATGCTGACAGCTTTCTTATAAAAGCCGGCTCCGGAGCTATTACACTTGGTTTGCCGGACAGCCCCGGTGTTACAAAGGGAACGGCAAAAGACACATTATTAGCAAAATACAATGACTTAGCATCTGTAGAAAACTTATTTAAACAAAATGACAAAGAAATTGCCGCAGTTATTGTAGAGCCTGTTGCCGGTAATATGGGCGTAGTTCCTCCAAGCAAATCTTTCTTAAAGGGGTTAAGAGACATAACAGAAAAGCACGGGGCATTATTAATCTTTGACGAAGTTATTACAGGATTCAGATTAGCAAAAGGCGGAGCACAGGAATATTATAATGTAATGCCGGACCTTACAACACTCGGAAAAATTATCGGAGGAGGGTTGCCGGTAGGTGCATACGGCGGGAAAAAAGAAATCATGAAAAACTTAGCTCCGGAAGGGTCTGTTTACCAAGCAGGAACATTATCAGGAAATCCGTTAGCAATGCATGCCGGTTATGCAATGCTTAATGAACTTAATACAATCCCGAACATTTACCCTGAATTAGAACGTAAAGCAAAAATATTAGCTTCCGGAATCGAAAACAATTTAAAAGAAACAGGAGTTAACGGTTTGGTAAATCGTGTCGGCTCAATGATGACATTATTCTTTACAAATGAAGATAAAGTAAATTCGTTTGATTCTGCTGTGAAATCAAATACAAAACAATATTCACATTATTTTCGTTTGGCATTAGAAACCGGAATTTATTTAGCGCCTTCACAGTTTGAGTGTGCTTTTGTTTCATACGCTCAAACAGATGAAGAGATCAACAGAACAATTGAGGCAAACCTTAATGCTTTAAAACAACTATAAACATTAAAAAATGAATTCAATATTTACAGATACAATAAACGGAAAACCTCACAACAGGCCCCCGGTATGGTTCATGCGTCAAGCCGGCAGGGTTTTACCGTCATACTTGTCCCTAAAAGAAAAGTACTCTTTTCGAGAAATGATGCATGACCCGAATTTGGCAGCAGAAGTTACTTTACTCCCTGTTCATGATTTAGGAGTAGATGCTGCCATCCTGTTTTCGGATATACTTGTAATTCCCGATGCAATGGGTATGGGTTTGGAATTTACGGATGCCGGACCGATTTTTGAAAATCCGCTGAAAGATGTAAGTTCGCCTTTCTCAAAATTAAACCCTGACCCCGAAAAACTGAATTATATATATGATGCAATTGATGCAATCATCAATAAACGTCCCAAAAACATTCCTTTAATCGGATTTTGCGGCGGTCCGCTTACGGTTCTTGTATATATGATTCAAGGGTTAAGTACTAATCATTCTTTTCCTGATGCAATAAACTTCTTTTATAAAAATAAAAAAGAAACAAAAAAAATTATTGCTGCCGTAACAGAGCTGTCTGTTGAATACTTAAACAAACAAGCCGATCACAAAATTGATGTTTTTCAATTATTTGAAACTCATGCCGGCTTAGTTCCGGTAGATTTATATGAAGAATTGTTCATGCCTTCGGTTAAAAAAATAGCAAATGCTGCAAAAAAGAAGAATTTACCGTTTATTTTCTTTCCGAAAGGTTTAAGCACCGGTTTAAATTTGTTGACACCGGAGCACTGTGATTTTGTGGGTATTGACTGGCAAATAGGAATAAATGAAGCTCGAAAGCTGGTACATCCCGAAATTGGAATTCAAGGAAATTTAGATCCGAGATTACTTTATGCCGAACAAGAAGTTATTGAAGAAACGCTTAAGAGGTATATTGATTTCGGCAGTGAAAATAAAGACTGGATTTTTAACTTAGGACACGGGTTTATACCCGGCATTCCTTATGAAAATGCTAAATTTCTAACTAACTGGGTCAAAAACACCAACTGGAAAAGAAACTAAAATGATAAAAGATTTATTAATAAAATATAATCAGCCGGGGCCAAGATATACCAGTTATCCTCCGGCTAATTTTTTCACACAAGAATTCACAGAAAACGATTACAAAAGGGCGTTAAAAAATTCTAATGGCGAAAAACCGGAAAGCATTTCTTTATACTTTCATGTTCCGTTTTGCTCGAAAATGTGTCATTTTTGTGGTTGTAACACAGAATTGCTGGACAATAAAAGCGTGTTAGAAAAGTATTTTGACGCTTTGGTGAAAGAAATTGATACAATCGGTCAAACACTGTCAAAAAGCAGAAGCGTTACTCAGATTCATTGGGGCGGCGGCACACCAAATTCTGTGGCATTTCGCTTTATTGAAAAAGTAATGAAAAAAACAAATGTCCATTTTTCTGTTTCAGAAAATGCTGAGATTGCTATGGAGTGCAGCCCTTCAAACTTAAGCAAAGATTATATAAACAAATTAAGAGGTATTGGGTTTAACAGAATAAGTCTTGGGGTTCAGGATTTTAACGAAGATGTTCTTAATGCTGTAAATAGGGCATTACCAAAGTATCCGATTGAAGAAATTGTATCCGATATAAGAGGTGCCGGTTTTGAGGGAATTAATATTGATTTGATATATGGTTTGCCGCTTCAAACAAAGGAAAGTTTTTTAAACACAATTAAGCAAACTGTTAAAATTAAACCGGACAGAATTGTTACTTTTTCGTATGCCCATGTTCCTTGGGTTAAATCTGCACAAAAAAAACTTGAAGTATTTGGCTTGCCTAAACCGGAAGAAAAACTGGATATGCTTTTAACCGGCTATAAAGAACTGCTTGACTCCGGTTATGAAGCTATTGGGATGGACCATTTTGCATTACCCGGCGATGAACTGGCTGTCGCAAAGAGACAAAAACTTCTTCATCGGAATTTTCAAGGATATTGCACAAAAGAAACAACAGGTCAGGTGTATGCTTTCGGTTCTACCGGGATAAGCCAAATGCAGGGTGCTTATTCACAAAACACAAAAAGCACATTGCAATATATCAAACTTGTCAGTGAAAGCGGTTTTGCTGTGGAACGAGGATATACATTGTCAAAAGAGGAAAAAATTATCAAGGAAATGATTAATGAGATTATGTGCAACGGAGTTCTTGATTTTAATGAATTTGCAAAAGAACAGAATACGTCTGCCGACACGATTAAAAAAATATGCAACTTTGATGAAAAGAAACTTTCTAAGTTTATTAGTGACGGGTTAATGAGCTATTCAAATAATAAATTAATAGTTACTGAGACAGGAATGATGGTTGTGAGAAATATAGCAATGTCTTTTGACCCGAATTTAACTAAAAATTTGAATATGTACTCAAAAACTATTTAATTTGATAATTATTCTGAAATCTTGATTACTTACAAATTTCAAATCATAATTGCATTCAAATTAAATATCCAATATAATGGAAGAAATTTATCCGTATTTTATTAAGTTTCATGTAGTTTTCAGTATTATATTTCTATTAGTTGCTGTCGGAATTTCAGGACATTCTCTTTTTGGATGGTTATATAAAAAACAATATGGATCTTTTGAAAAGAAACTTAGATATACATTTTTGATTTTCTTATATTTTGATTTGATTTTAGGAATAATATTATATTTTTTTCTTCAAAAACCTAATGAAATCATTACGGCAGAACAAGCAATGAAATACTCATCTTTAAGGTTTTGGGCTATACAACACTTTTCAAATATGGTTTTTGTAGTAATATTAAGTCAAATCGGAAGCATTTTTATTAAAAAAACTGCAAAACCTAATAAAAAGTTTAAATATTCCTTTCTTTATTTTGGAGTAGCAACATTAATAATTCTTGTATCTGTAGGGCTCTTTGCTTTACGTAAATAACACTCCCGAAAATGTCAAATTTAAAACCTACACGAGCAGTTTTACTTATTAACATAGGTTCGCCAAACTCTTATAAAACCAAAGATGTCAGGCGGTATTTGAGAGAATTTCTAAATGATAAGAGGGTAATAAATATTCATCCCTTACTTCGTTTCATTCTTGTAAACGGAATAATTGTTCCGTTCAGAGCTAAAAAGTCAGCCGGAAAATATAAAGAAATATGGTCAAACAATGGCTCTCCGCTTATATTTAACAGCATTGAACTGTCTGTAAAACTTCAGGCAGCATTTAAAGATAATGCAGATATATATATGGCTATGAGATACGGCAACCCGGGAATAAAAAAAGTGTTGGCAGAAATTAAAAGAAAGCAGTATTCTGAATTAATAGTTTTTCCCATGTATCCTCAATATGCCTCCTCTACTTCCGGCTCTTCAATTGAAAAGGTATTCGACAAAGTTAAGTTCTGGGAGAATATTCCAAATATAAAGATCATTCATGAGTTTTGGAGAAACCCCATATATATAAATACTTTAGCAGACAAAATTAAAAACTCTGATTTAGATCATTTTGACCATCTAATAATTAGTTTTCACGGGCTTCCTTTAAGTCATGTATATAAAACCCATGAAAACAAAACTTGCAATGATTTGAATTGTCTTAATGAGATGAATAACAATAACAAATATTGCTATCAGTCTGCTTGTTACAGAACCGCTGAGCTATTGGCAAAAAAGATTAACATCTCAAAATCAGATTATTCCGTAGGTTTTCAAAGCAGGCTGTCTAAAAACTGGCTAACTCCTTTTACTGAAGAATTGTTGATTGACCTTGCAAAGAAAAATAAAAAAAAGATATTAGTCGTTTGTCCTTCTTTTGTTGCAGACTGTTTAGAAACGCTTCACGAAATTCAGATTGAATACTCCGAGCTATTTAAAGCAAGCGGAGGAGAAACCCTAAAGCTTGTTTCTTCTTTAAACAGTGATGATCCTTGGGTTGAAAACTTAAGAAATATAATTTTGCCTTTTTGATATGAATATAATTTTCCCGGGTTACTAAAACCCCTTTTTCACAAAATTAACTGCTTTTTTCTTTTAAACTACCCTCAAAGGTTAACGAAGTAGTTTAAAAGAAAAAAGCAATTTTGCCGGAGTAAGGTAGTTATAACCTTTTTAAATATTTTACTGAATATTTTTCGGTTCTAAAAAATTGTAATATAAGTATCCTTGTGCCTTTTTTGAGAAACTTTTATTTGTCCGCAGGTTTCGGTGTTATAATCAAGAACAATCGGCTTTTCACCGTCAATATTTATGGTAATTGTTCCTTCCGTCGGATATGTACACATTCCGGAAGTTGCAAGGAACTCAACTTTCATTCCTTCAATTTCATACGAAAAATGTTGTCCTTTTCTGTTAACACCGTCTGCTCCTCCTACAATTTCAATTTTGAACCCGTTAAGAATACTGAATACATAAGTAATATCTGCAGAATTATATATTACAGAAGTTCCGTCTGCATAAACAATTTTGAAATTTTCGGCAGCAATGCCTATATAAAATCCCAATAAGCCGGAAGACACCGTAAATGTCAATTTTCCCGAAACCGACTGTCCTTCAATAGAGTAGTTTATAAATTCAATTGTTAAAGATGCAGATGTTGTGTTTGCATCATAAACAGTTTCGTCTCCTGTTACTCTTATTGTTCCGTTTCGAGTAATTCCATAGTCATCAGTACAGTCAATCCATGTCAGTTCAAACCCGTTGTTTGTAATGACAGTATAATTAAACGAGCACGCATAGAACTGTTCTTTTATGGCTTTTCCTCCGCCGGTACCGCTGTTACCCAATGCAAATGCATCTGCCATAATATAACTTCCTCTTGCCGCATCTTCTGCCGATTGAGAATCTGCGTCATCTTTTTTACAAGAGTTTAATGTAAATAAAACTCCTGTAATTAAAAGGGTTGTTATTAAAAATAGTTTTTTCTTCATAGTGAATTAATTTTAATTTATAAACCGGTTAATAATAGTCTTTAATAATACACAAATATAATTGTTTACCCTGAAATTAAAACATTAAGCATTTTATTTAAAATTTCTGCTTTTTGAAGAATAATATACACAATAGCTGCCGTAAAAAAAACAATTATTGCAAGTCTGATATTTGCGGCTTTTTTTTGTTTTTTTGTGTCGCCATGGTTATAAGAGCGGTTAAACTTTCCTTTAATTTCCGGCTTGTACTCTCCTTTTTGTAAAAGTTCTTTTTGTTCTTTATACTTATTAACTTTTTTCTCCAGTTCTTCTTTTCGTTTATCATAGTACAGAGGCTTGTATTCAAACCTGCTGTGGTTCGGCAATTTTATAAATTTCGGAAGTCGTAAAGCCATTTTAGTGTAATAAGTTTTAAAAATTATTCAAGTAAGCCGATATCGTATTTGTTTCCGCAAAGTAAGAAGTTAACACCAAAACTTATATTTATTCTTTTTGTGTTTTTTATCCAGTTATCAGACATTTTGCTTTCGTTCATAACCCAAAAAGGGGCTGAAAAATTATCGGTTAAAAGATACATCTGAAACGGCCCGAGTTTATATGCTGCTCCCATTCCTATATTATTAGCCAACCCGTCCATTAAAGAATAGCTGAACGTGTATGACCAGCCCCTAAAAAAGTTTGCATTTGCAGACAGTGTATATGATGAATATAATTTACTGTTTAAAATTGCTCCTTTATAAAGCAGTCCAAAATCTAACCAATCCGTGGCAATAACATTTGCTCCGATATAAATTTTTGTATTAAGACCTGTTGTATATGCAAGTTGTTCAACCGTTGGGTTAAATACTGTCATTAATGTGTCAACCATGTCGGCCATAATTGCACTGTCTAAACCGGCGGTTCCGCTTTGAACATCATTTAAGCTGCCTATGTATTTCCCTATATCCAATCCTGAAAACACAAACTGTGCTCTTTGTGTAAGAATTGCAGGGTTCTTTTTCCATTTAATAAAGCCTAAATCAACAACAGACGCAGAAAATAAAAACCGTTCGTTTAAAGTGTATTCAATTCCTAAGTCAAATGCTAAACCTCCGTTTCCGGGAAAAATTAAGCCGGAAATATTATTTGTAATATCATAAGGCTCAACATTAACACCGGAAATTTGATTTGTTATTGAGTCATATTCAAAATTCCATGCAACCGGAGATGACGTTCTTATTTCAAAATCAGAGTCGAATGTCCAATCATACATATCTTCATCTAACGTTGAGGTAAACCAGTCAATTTTCATTTGTTTGGTTTTAAAATTTGCATAACCGGACAGAACCTTTATTCTTCCTCCTATGTTAAGGTTTCCGAAAAAGCTTTTTGAAAGACCTACAAATATTTCTCGGTGTGCCATAAAATTTTGTCCGAAATCAAAAGAAAGAGGAGTTCTGTCGGCTCTGTAATTACCTCTTCTCAGTTCTATCAATGCTTTTGGATATTCAAAACTTTCTGATATTTTATAGTTAATTCCGAATGTCACAAACATGTTGTTTTGTAGTGCCAACCCTAAATTAAGAATAGAAAAATCTGTTTCAAGACCTATATTGTTTTTGTTTGTCAGGGCTTTTTCTATTCCGTCTAAATCTATCATAAAGGAGTCCGGAGCTGACGGATGAATTTTAACCGCATCATTAATTGTAAATCCGGAATGTACTGTATTTAAAGAAAAATTCGGCAAAACCGGGATGTCAATAAAAAGCTTACAGTTTGCTTGTTTTGCCGGGTTTGTGTTCATGCTTTGCGGAAGATGCTTCATCCAGTACAATGTGTTGTCTTGTGCAAAATTTAAGCTTACGGTTGAAAAGAATAAGATGAAACTTATAATTATTTTATAAAATTTTTTCATTGTTTTGTTTTAAAGAAAATTCAATTCTCGACTATTGTTTATTTTGTTGACGCATCAAAATCTGCCTTTATTGCAATTTGAACCCCCATTTTATAGCCTCCTAATATTTTAACAAAAAGACCTGTGTTTGAGTTATATGAATTCAACTTTCCTGTGATAATCATTTTTGAAGCATGTGAGTTTTTTAAGAAGGAGACCCTTTCTTGGTCTAAAAATATTAAAATTTCACTTTCATTTGTAAAAGTAACAATTCCTTGTGCATCTGTTTCTGCGGGCAGAAGGTGCCATCCTTCTTCTGTTACGGCAGGGTGTGAAATATCAGTAAAAACTGAATCAACAATGTTTCCTATTCCTCCTTGGTCTGTTGTGTCGGCAAAATATATTTGAGAATAGCCGTCAATGGGAAATCCGTTATCCAGTCTGATTTTTAGCGTTGCCGATTTAATTTGTTCATAGGTATCTCCGTCCCAGGCAAAATTCATTGTGTCAGACATAATAATTGTGTCAAGTCGAGCATCAAGCGGTAAGTCAATATCTACACTTATATTCATCCTTTCATCTCCGGTTACGCCGAACGGAAGAACCTGAGGG
This DNA window, taken from Bacteroidales bacterium, encodes the following:
- a CDS encoding DUF5723 family protein — translated: MKKFYKIIISFILFFSTVSLNFAQDNTLYWMKHLPQSMNTNPAKQANCKLFIDIPVLPNFSLNTVHSGFTINDAVKIHPSAPDSFMIDLDGIEKALTNKNNIGLETDFSILNLGLALQNNMFVTFGINYKISESFEYPKALIELRRGNYRADRTPLSFDFGQNFMAHREIFVGLSKSFFGNLNIGGRIKVLSGYANFKTKQMKIDWFTSTLDEDMYDWTFDSDFEIRTSSPVAWNFEYDSITNQISGVNVEPYDITNNISGLIFPGNGGLAFDLGIEYTLNERFLFSASVVDLGFIKWKKNPAILTQRAQFVFSGLDIGKYIGSLNDVQSGTAGLDSAIMADMVDTLMTVFNPTVEQLAYTTGLNTKIYIGANVIATDWLDFGLLYKGAILNSKLYSSYTLSANANFFRGWSYTFSYSLMDGLANNIGMGAAYKLGPFQMYLLTDNFSAPFWVMNESKMSDNWIKNTKRINISFGVNFLLCGNKYDIGLLE
- the hemE gene encoding uroporphyrinogen decarboxylase, producing the protein MNSIFTDTINGKPHNRPPVWFMRQAGRVLPSYLSLKEKYSFREMMHDPNLAAEVTLLPVHDLGVDAAILFSDILVIPDAMGMGLEFTDAGPIFENPLKDVSSPFSKLNPDPEKLNYIYDAIDAIINKRPKNIPLIGFCGGPLTVLVYMIQGLSTNHSFPDAINFFYKNKKETKKIIAAVTELSVEYLNKQADHKIDVFQLFETHAGLVPVDLYEELFMPSVKKIANAAKKKNLPFIFFPKGLSTGLNLLTPEHCDFVGIDWQIGINEARKLVHPEIGIQGNLDPRLLYAEQEVIEETLKRYIDFGSENKDWIFNLGHGFIPGIPYENAKFLTNWVKNTNWKRN
- the hemN gene encoding oxygen-independent coproporphyrinogen III oxidase — encoded protein: MIKDLLIKYNQPGPRYTSYPPANFFTQEFTENDYKRALKNSNGEKPESISLYFHVPFCSKMCHFCGCNTELLDNKSVLEKYFDALVKEIDTIGQTLSKSRSVTQIHWGGGTPNSVAFRFIEKVMKKTNVHFSVSENAEIAMECSPSNLSKDYINKLRGIGFNRISLGVQDFNEDVLNAVNRALPKYPIEEIVSDIRGAGFEGINIDLIYGLPLQTKESFLNTIKQTVKIKPDRIVTFSYAHVPWVKSAQKKLEVFGLPKPEEKLDMLLTGYKELLDSGYEAIGMDHFALPGDELAVAKRQKLLHRNFQGYCTKETTGQVYAFGSTGISQMQGAYSQNTKSTLQYIKLVSESGFAVERGYTLSKEEKIIKEMINEIMCNGVLDFNEFAKEQNTSADTIKKICNFDEKKLSKFISDGLMSYSNNKLIVTETGMMVVRNIAMSFDPNLTKNLNMYSKTI
- the hemH gene encoding ferrochelatase; the encoded protein is MSNLKPTRAVLLINIGSPNSYKTKDVRRYLREFLNDKRVINIHPLLRFILVNGIIVPFRAKKSAGKYKEIWSNNGSPLIFNSIELSVKLQAAFKDNADIYMAMRYGNPGIKKVLAEIKRKQYSELIVFPMYPQYASSTSGSSIEKVFDKVKFWENIPNIKIIHEFWRNPIYINTLADKIKNSDLDHFDHLIISFHGLPLSHVYKTHENKTCNDLNCLNEMNNNNKYCYQSACYRTAELLAKKINISKSDYSVGFQSRLSKNWLTPFTEELLIDLAKKNKKKILVVCPSFVADCLETLHEIQIEYSELFKASGGETLKLVSSLNSDDPWVENLRNIILPF
- the hemL gene encoding glutamate-1-semialdehyde 2,1-aminomutase; amino-acid sequence: MQFSKSIKEFKNANNYIPGGVNSPVRAFKSVNADPVYISHGKGSKIYDIDGNEYIDYVSSWGPLILGHAFPKVVNAIKEAAEKGTSYGAPTIIESKVAELITQMVPSVDIVRMVNSGTEATMSALRLARGYTKREKIIKFEGNYHGHADSFLIKAGSGAITLGLPDSPGVTKGTAKDTLLAKYNDLASVENLFKQNDKEIAAVIVEPVAGNMGVVPPSKSFLKGLRDITEKHGALLIFDEVITGFRLAKGGAQEYYNVMPDLTTLGKIIGGGLPVGAYGGKKEIMKNLAPEGSVYQAGTLSGNPLAMHAGYAMLNELNTIPNIYPELERKAKILASGIENNLKETGVNGLVNRVGSMMTLFFTNEDKVNSFDSAVKSNTKQYSHYFRLALETGIYLAPSQFECAFVSYAQTDEEINRTIEANLNALKQL